From one Flavobacterium sp. N502536 genomic stretch:
- a CDS encoding sulfate adenylyltransferase subunit 1, with product MEVLKIATAGSVDDGKSTLIGRLLYDTKSLTTDKIEAIEKSSKQKGYDYLDFSLATDGLVAEREQGITIDVAHIYFSTAKKSYIIADTPGHVEYTRNMVTGASTSQVSIILIDARKGVIEQTYRHFFINNLLRVKEVIVAINKMDLVDYSEEVFNKIKADFQALNAKSTFKEQNVSYIPLSAINGGNVVDKSENMKWYDGQTVLEHLEGLHSSDVFEAGKARFPVQTVIRPKTEEYHDFRGYAGKLYGNSIKVGDAVTVLPSLTESKVTKIHFFDKQFDEAVAGSSITIELENDINVTRGDMIVKSSELPKIEKEINTTVCWMDSKKLVPGTKYIVQHNTNSVLAKVESIKNTISTDYSGTKEASQLAINEIGEVSIKLSKPLYFDAYNDNKSNGAFILIDTATNTTAGVGFIR from the coding sequence AAGATTATTGTACGATACCAAATCATTGACAACAGATAAGATTGAAGCGATTGAGAAAAGCAGTAAGCAAAAAGGATACGATTACCTTGATTTTTCATTGGCAACAGATGGATTAGTAGCGGAAAGAGAGCAGGGAATCACGATTGACGTGGCGCATATTTATTTTTCGACTGCAAAGAAAAGTTACATCATTGCCGATACTCCGGGTCACGTAGAATATACCAGAAACATGGTAACGGGAGCTTCAACTTCACAAGTATCGATCATCTTAATTGATGCGAGAAAAGGAGTAATTGAGCAAACGTACCGTCACTTTTTTATCAATAATTTATTGAGAGTAAAAGAGGTAATCGTTGCGATCAATAAAATGGACTTAGTGGATTATTCGGAGGAAGTTTTCAATAAAATCAAAGCCGATTTCCAGGCCTTAAATGCTAAGAGTACTTTCAAAGAACAAAATGTAAGCTACATTCCGCTTAGTGCAATCAACGGAGGAAACGTAGTGGATAAATCGGAGAACATGAAGTGGTACGACGGGCAAACTGTTCTCGAGCATTTGGAAGGACTGCATTCTTCAGATGTTTTTGAAGCAGGAAAAGCACGTTTCCCGGTTCAGACTGTGATTCGTCCTAAAACAGAAGAATACCACGACTTTAGAGGTTATGCCGGTAAATTATACGGAAACTCAATAAAAGTAGGGGATGCGGTTACCGTATTGCCTTCTTTAACAGAATCAAAAGTAACTAAAATTCATTTTTTCGATAAGCAATTTGATGAGGCTGTTGCAGGTTCTTCGATTACCATCGAACTAGAAAATGATATCAATGTGACAAGAGGTGATATGATTGTAAAATCGTCAGAGCTTCCGAAAATTGAAAAAGAAATCAACACAACGGTATGCTGGATGGACAGTAAAAAACTGGTTCCGGGTACAAAATATATCGTTCAACACAACACCAATTCGGTTTTGGCAAAAGTTGAAAGTATCAAAAATACGATCTCAACGGATTATTCCGGAACAAAAGAAGCTTCACAATTAGCAATCAACGAAATTGGAGAAGTAAGTATCAAATTAAGCAAGCCTTTATATTTTGATGCCTACAACGACAATAAATCAAACGGGGCATTTATCTTAATTGATACTGCAACCAATACAACGGCAGGAGTAGGATTCATCAGATAG